The following proteins are encoded in a genomic region of Desulfovibrio sp.:
- a CDS encoding MFS transporter, with translation MDDSSQQKYVPSKKEMRKVVIASLLGATIEWYDFFLYGVVAGIVFNKLYFPTADPFIGTIMAYSTFAIGYLARPLGGFIFGHYGDKLGRKRMLILTMLIMGIATMGIGLVPTYASIGIAAPIILQTLRLCQGLGLGGEWGGAVLMTYEYASDRQKAFYASIPQMGLATGLCLSSGMVALLSWLLDNEQFLEWGWRFAFLVSVVLIAIALYVRTHILETPEFRKAEAKGDTSKKTLPIVTVCKNYPGNIALGVGARWIDGVFFNVLAVFSITYLVQQIHTSRTEALTAVMFAALLMCPFILIAGRLADRFGRGRIYGLASLACGISVFPSFWLMQSSGGNMFLVGLAIAIPLSIFYAGVFGPEAALFSDLFPAEVRYTGISIVYQFPGFLVAGIVPGVCTALIQWNDGDPFYICIFVLVAAATSAFSAFTIQARHNRLAAQAAGTAQG, from the coding sequence ATGGACGACAGCTCACAGCAAAAATACGTTCCTTCCAAAAAAGAAATGCGCAAGGTCGTAATTGCCAGCCTGCTTGGCGCAACCATTGAATGGTACGACTTTTTCCTCTACGGCGTGGTGGCGGGTATTGTGTTCAACAAGCTCTACTTCCCCACCGCCGACCCCTTCATCGGCACCATCATGGCCTACAGCACCTTTGCCATCGGCTATCTTGCACGCCCCCTTGGCGGCTTTATCTTCGGCCATTACGGCGACAAGCTCGGCCGCAAGCGCATGCTCATTCTCACCATGCTCATCATGGGCATTGCCACAATGGGTATTGGCCTTGTACCCACCTATGCCTCCATTGGCATTGCCGCGCCCATCATCCTGCAAACGCTGCGCCTGTGTCAGGGCCTTGGCCTTGGCGGTGAATGGGGCGGCGCAGTGCTCATGACCTATGAGTACGCCAGTGATCGGCAAAAAGCCTTTTACGCCAGTATTCCCCAGATGGGCCTTGCCACCGGTCTGTGCCTTTCTTCCGGCATGGTCGCCCTGCTCTCCTGGCTGCTGGACAACGAGCAGTTCCTGGAATGGGGCTGGCGCTTTGCCTTCCTCGTGAGCGTGGTGCTCATCGCCATTGCCCTCTATGTGCGCACGCATATTCTGGAAACCCCAGAATTCCGCAAGGCCGAAGCCAAGGGCGATACCAGCAAGAAGACCCTGCCCATCGTGACCGTTTGCAAGAACTATCCCGGCAATATTGCCCTGGGCGTTGGCGCACGGTGGATTGACGGCGTGTTCTTCAACGTGCTGGCCGTGTTTTCCATCACCTATCTGGTGCAGCAGATCCATACCTCGCGCACTGAGGCACTTACGGCGGTCATGTTTGCAGCCCTGCTCATGTGCCCCTTTATCCTGATCGCCGGCCGCCTGGCCGACCGCTTTGGCCGAGGCCGCATTTACGGCCTTGCCAGCCTTGCCTGCGGCATTTCCGTCTTCCCCTCGTTCTGGCTTATGCAGAGCAGCGGCGGCAACATGTTTCTGGTTGGCCTTGCCATCGCCATCCCGCTGAGCATCTTTTACGCTGGTGTTTTTGGGCCTGAGGCCGCGTTGTTCTCTGACCTCTTCCCGGCTGAAGTGCGCTACACGGGTATTTCCATCGTGTACCAGTTCCCGGGCTTTCTGGTTGCGGGCATAGTGCCCGGCGTGTGCACCGCCCTGATCCAGTGGAACGACGGCGATCCTTTCTACATCTGCATCTTCGTACTCGTAGCCGCAGCAACCAGCGCGTTCTCTGCCTTTACCATCCAGGCGCGGCATAACAGACTGGCTGCGCAGGCTGCGGGAACCGCTCAGGGTTAG
- a CDS encoding phosphodiesterase gives MRILQLSDTHLRGDHSLSFRVVDTRRCLDEAVAHVKSLTQQPDLIIITGDLADSGDLNAYHILHDELSPIGVPVYAVPGNHDRRDRLREVMPHWCPAKEDIAPYLCYTVEEENLRLIMMDSMSPGSHSGHFPAETGDWLERELAKRPDTPTMFFMHHPPFVTGMGAMDEPFENMERFAAIVERNPQMRLSFGHMHRPIVTEWHGRIAMTAPAVSMQIDLDLSPEGGDTFRMETPGYLLHHFDNGVWNSHICQIAVQATFAGPYPFAGSVNPTQ, from the coding sequence ATGCGTATATTGCAACTTTCAGACACGCACCTGCGGGGCGACCACAGCCTGTCTTTCAGGGTGGTAGATACCCGGCGTTGCCTGGACGAAGCCGTGGCTCACGTGAAAAGCCTGACGCAACAGCCGGATCTTATTATCATCACAGGCGATCTTGCCGACAGCGGAGACCTTAACGCATATCACATCCTGCACGACGAACTCTCCCCCATTGGGGTGCCCGTGTACGCCGTGCCCGGCAACCACGACAGGCGCGACCGCCTGCGCGAGGTGATGCCCCACTGGTGCCCGGCCAAGGAAGATATTGCGCCCTACCTCTGCTATACGGTGGAAGAGGAAAACCTGCGGCTGATCATGATGGACAGCATGAGCCCCGGCTCCCATTCCGGCCACTTCCCCGCCGAAACAGGCGACTGGCTGGAGCGTGAACTGGCAAAGCGCCCGGATACGCCAACCATGTTCTTTATGCACCACCCGCCGTTTGTTACGGGCATGGGTGCCATGGACGAACCTTTTGAAAATATGGAGCGTTTCGCAGCAATTGTTGAGCGCAACCCGCAGATGCGGCTGAGTTTCGGCCACATGCACCGCCCCATCGTCACCGAGTGGCATGGGCGGATCGCCATGACGGCGCCTGCGGTTTCCATGCAGATAGACCTTGATCTCTCCCCCGAGGGCGGAGACACCTTCCGTATGGAGACGCCGGGTTATCTGCTCCACCACTTTGACAACGGCGTGTGGAATTCCCACATCTGCCAGATTGCAGTGCAGGCTACGTTTGCCGGGCCGTATCCCTTTGCTGGCTCGGTGAATCCTACCCAATAG